One part of the Desulfonema ishimotonii genome encodes these proteins:
- the typA gene encoding translational GTPase TypA, protein MKRTERSESIRNIAIIAHVDHGKTTLVDAMFQQSGLFRANQEVDDRLMDNMDLERERGITIAAKNCSVVWKDVKINIIDTPGHADFGGEVERAMSMADGALLLVDASEGPLPQTRFVLKKTLEAGLKVIVVINKIDRKDARADEVLDEIYDLFIDLDASEDQLEFPLLYAIGRDGVAQRDPDERGENLHVLMDTIVDEVPPPSYDPDAPFQMLVADLSYSDYLGRLAIGRIFNGQARSNESLVCINSRGEHLPLKVSKLQAYQGTGFREVNLAEPGDIVVLSGIENVKIGDTICTKDAPVALPRINVDDPTVSMRFSINTSPLAGKEGKFVQSAKIRERLHKETLQNVAIRVEETDDRETFLVKGRGEFQMAILIETMRREGFELCVGRPEVIYKREDGKTLEPMEQLFVDCNEEFMGVVTEKLSIRKGKMTNLVNNGKGRVRIEFSVPSRALIGYRDEFLTDTKGTGIMNSLFAGYDEYRGEFPSRFTGSLVSDRAGVGVAYALFNLEPRGHLFITPTDPVYEGMIVGEHNKDTDLNVNPCKEKKLTNMRASGKDDSVILSPVKPMTLEAAIHFIRDDELVEVTPKSIRLRKAVLSASQRHTMRGKKKKMA, encoded by the coding sequence ATGAAGAGAACCGAGAGAAGCGAGTCCATAAGAAATATTGCCATTATCGCCCACGTTGACCACGGCAAAACCACCCTGGTGGATGCCATGTTTCAGCAGAGCGGCCTTTTCCGCGCCAACCAGGAGGTGGATGACCGCCTCATGGACAACATGGATCTGGAGCGGGAGCGGGGCATCACCATTGCGGCCAAAAACTGCTCTGTGGTCTGGAAAGATGTCAAGATCAACATCATCGACACCCCCGGCCACGCCGACTTCGGCGGAGAGGTGGAGCGGGCCATGAGCATGGCGGACGGTGCCCTGCTGCTGGTGGACGCCTCCGAGGGGCCGCTTCCCCAGACACGGTTTGTACTCAAAAAGACCCTGGAGGCCGGACTGAAGGTCATTGTGGTCATCAACAAGATCGACCGCAAAGACGCCCGGGCTGACGAGGTGCTGGACGAAATTTATGACCTGTTCATCGACCTGGACGCCAGCGAGGATCAGTTGGAATTCCCGCTGCTTTACGCCATTGGCCGGGACGGGGTGGCCCAGAGGGATCCGGACGAGCGCGGAGAAAATCTCCATGTGCTGATGGACACCATTGTGGATGAGGTTCCGCCGCCCTCATATGATCCGGACGCGCCGTTTCAGATGCTGGTGGCCGACCTGAGCTATTCCGATTACCTGGGTCGTCTGGCCATCGGCAGGATTTTCAACGGGCAGGCCCGGTCCAACGAAAGCCTGGTCTGTATCAACAGCAGGGGGGAACACCTGCCGCTGAAGGTCTCCAAGCTGCAAGCCTATCAGGGCACGGGCTTCAGGGAGGTGAATCTGGCCGAGCCAGGGGATATCGTGGTGCTGTCGGGCATTGAGAATGTCAAGATCGGGGACACCATCTGTACCAAAGACGCGCCTGTGGCATTGCCGCGCATCAACGTGGATGATCCGACCGTTTCCATGCGGTTTTCCATCAATACCTCGCCGCTGGCCGGCAAGGAGGGTAAATTCGTTCAGTCCGCCAAAATCCGGGAGCGGCTTCACAAGGAAACCCTTCAGAATGTCGCCATCCGGGTTGAGGAGACGGATGACCGGGAAACCTTTCTGGTCAAGGGCCGGGGTGAATTTCAGATGGCGATCCTGATTGAAACCATGCGCAGGGAGGGCTTTGAGCTGTGCGTGGGCCGTCCCGAAGTCATTTACAAGCGCGAAGACGGCAAGACCCTGGAGCCGATGGAGCAGCTTTTTGTAGACTGCAACGAGGAGTTCATGGGGGTGGTGACGGAAAAACTTTCCATCCGCAAGGGGAAAATGACCAATCTGGTCAACAACGGCAAAGGCCGGGTGAGAATCGAGTTCTCCGTGCCCTCCCGCGCCCTGATCGGCTACCGGGATGAATTTCTCACCGACACCAAGGGCACGGGCATTATGAACTCCCTCTTTGCCGGGTATGATGAATACCGGGGCGAATTTCCCTCCCGCTTTACCGGCTCCCTGGTGTCGGACCGGGCGGGCGTCGGTGTGGCCTATGCCCTGTTCAACCTGGAGCCGAGGGGGCATCTCTTTATCACGCCCACTGATCCGGTATACGAGGGCATGATCGTGGGGGAACACAACAAGGACACGGACCTCAACGTCAACCCCTGCAAGGAGAAGAAGCTGACCAATATGCGGGCGTCGGGCAAGGACGACAGTGTGATCCTGTCACCGGTCAAGCCCATGACCCTGGAAGCGGCCATTCACTTTATCCGGGATGACGAGCTGGTGGAGGTGACGCCGAAGTCGATCCGGCTGCGAAAAGCAGTGCTGTCCGCCAGTCAGCGCCACACCATGAGAGGCAAAAAGAAAAAAATGGCGTAA
- a CDS encoding GNAT family N-acetyltransferase, with product MRLILKRTLRILKMEIGRSRSVPGMTDFSGNPVSLGAVEIETERLVLRPVSMKYADVIYRNFTAQITRYMYPAPPEKIRDTGAFIRNSMKRRKQGTELVLAILCRKSGEFIGCCGIHAEKNPARPELGIWIKAAFHGHGCGREAVAGLKAWAERTVAYEYLVYPVDRRNIPSRKIAEAIGGRVADAVKVEALHGGILDEVIYRIDPPEHP from the coding sequence ATGAGACTTATATTAAAGCGGACGTTGCGGATACTGAAAATGGAGATCGGCCGCAGCCGGTCTGTTCCGGGGATGACCGATTTTTCAGGGAACCCGGTCAGCCTCGGCGCTGTTGAAATTGAGACGGAGCGGCTGGTTCTCAGGCCGGTGTCCATGAAATACGCAGACGTGATCTACCGGAATTTCACGGCGCAGATTACGCGGTATATGTACCCGGCCCCGCCGGAAAAAATCCGTGACACCGGGGCGTTTATCAGAAATTCCATGAAACGGCGAAAACAGGGAACCGAGCTTGTGCTGGCCATCTTATGCCGGAAGTCCGGTGAATTTATCGGCTGCTGCGGGATTCACGCAGAGAAAAACCCGGCCCGCCCGGAGCTGGGCATCTGGATTAAGGCGGCCTTCCATGGCCACGGCTGTGGCAGAGAGGCGGTTGCCGGGCTGAAGGCGTGGGCTGAGAGAACTGTGGCATATGAGTACCTCGTGTATCCCGTGGACCGCAGAAATATCCCCAGCCGGAAAATTGCTGAGGCCATCGGGGGGCGTGTGGCCGATGCGGTAAAAGTGGAAGCGCTGCACGGCGGAATTCTGGATGAGGTCATATATCGGATTGACCCGCCTGAACACCCCTGA
- a CDS encoding dodecin family protein encodes MENSVYKVVEVIGMSEKSWEDAAKSAIATVDNSIRDIRVAEVIEMDMRLEDNRIVGYRIKLKVSFKLEG; translated from the coding sequence ATGGAAAATAGTGTTTACAAAGTTGTTGAAGTCATAGGAATGTCCGAAAAATCCTGGGAAGACGCTGCTAAAAGTGCAATTGCAACAGTTGATAATTCTATCCGCGATATCCGCGTCGCAGAAGTCATCGAAATGGACATGCGGCTGGAGGATAACAGAATTGTGGGCTACCGGATAAAATTAAAAGTATCATTCAAACTTGAAGGCTGA
- a CDS encoding substrate-binding domain-containing protein: MKKFACTLMFWIWAMTGFAGLASQSAVAGETLKYSCSAQIFEAFEMDRIDTFTADTGIGVTLFKSSSKSAVNRLMNGYSDIASTTRRLHYISKESGYAEIPFCKDNLAIITGRQVPVENISSDRLREIFSKKLTNWQEIGGPDKPIKVVVPGKNTAAYQNFKDGVMHREKIRYDFISTQSSDVIDAVRRFSGAISFITYGGVAHNKEIRTVGIDGISPQAEAYPYPQTFYFVVKGQPTGSVKAFVDFAFSEKGRKIIREKGMIPIDR; the protein is encoded by the coding sequence ATGAAAAAATTTGCCTGTACGCTCATGTTCTGGATCTGGGCCATGACAGGTTTTGCCGGGCTGGCCTCCCAATCGGCTGTGGCCGGCGAGACGTTGAAATACAGTTGTTCCGCCCAGATTTTTGAAGCATTTGAAATGGACCGTATTGATACGTTTACGGCAGATACGGGGATCGGAGTGACGCTTTTCAAATCCTCATCCAAGTCTGCGGTCAACCGCCTGATGAACGGCTACAGCGATATCGCCAGCACCACACGACGTCTGCATTACATCAGCAAAGAAAGCGGCTATGCGGAAATCCCCTTCTGTAAAGACAACCTCGCCATTATTACAGGTCGTCAGGTGCCTGTGGAAAATATTTCATCTGACCGGCTTCGGGAAATCTTCAGTAAAAAACTCACAAACTGGCAGGAGATCGGCGGACCGGATAAACCGATCAAAGTCGTTGTGCCGGGGAAAAACACGGCAGCCTATCAGAATTTCAAAGACGGCGTGATGCACAGGGAAAAGATCAGATATGATTTCATATCCACCCAGTCCAGCGATGTGATCGACGCTGTCCGGCGGTTTTCCGGGGCGATTTCCTTTATCACCTACGGCGGCGTTGCCCACAATAAGGAGATCAGAACGGTCGGCATCGACGGCATCTCTCCCCAGGCAGAGGCGTATCCATATCCCCAGACCTTTTATTTTGTCGTCAAAGGCCAGCCGACCGGCTCGGTAAAGGCATTTGTGGATTTTGCCTTCTCTGAAAAAGGCCGGAAGATCATCCGCGAAAAAGGGATGATCCCCATTGACAGATAA
- a CDS encoding SLC13 family permease, protein MSNAVMSEQNTFDWKRYMFIGIGTLLFIIVYYSPAWPDAVDPLGKHFPLSREAKGALAVFLLAGTWWVFEVMPIGVTSITIGILQAMFLIRPAKVAFKDFMDPSVLFIFASIVIGMVFTKTGLTKRLAYKMLTIVGERTSMIYLGCFLVTAALTHIMAHTAVAATIYPLLLAVYSLYGEGDKPTKFGKGLFIGMAYVAGAGSIITLLGAARGAVALGFYKDIIGKDISFFELTYYMFPIGWIMTFLLWGFFMIVCKPEKAVIPGLREKAKQLAAEQGRITRKEIVAAVIIFTCILVMSLRSFVPALKAIDKTAIILVSTVLFFIVNILDIDDLEEVPWNIILLFAGAMSIGFCLWETGAAKWLAVNWLVLFQKANWFVFVMGISFFVMIMTNFIMNVAAIAISLPVALVIAPYLGVAPEVILFSSLVVAGMPFLLLVGAAPNAIAYDSKQFTTGEFFLYGIPASIMLMILTGLAAAVIWPLMGMPITLPTAG, encoded by the coding sequence GCAGTTATGTCTGAACAGAATACTTTTGACTGGAAGCGGTACATGTTCATCGGTATTGGCACACTTCTTTTCATTATCGTATATTATTCACCCGCCTGGCCCGACGCCGTTGATCCCCTGGGAAAACACTTCCCCCTGAGCCGTGAGGCCAAAGGAGCCCTTGCGGTCTTTCTGCTTGCAGGCACATGGTGGGTTTTTGAAGTCATGCCCATCGGCGTCACCAGCATCACCATCGGCATCTTACAGGCCATGTTCCTGATCCGCCCGGCCAAGGTGGCCTTCAAGGATTTCATGGACCCGTCGGTCCTGTTTATCTTCGCTTCCATCGTCATCGGGATGGTTTTCACCAAGACCGGGCTGACCAAGCGGCTGGCCTATAAAATGCTGACCATTGTGGGTGAGCGGACCAGCATGATCTATCTGGGCTGCTTTTTGGTGACTGCGGCCCTGACCCACATCATGGCGCATACGGCTGTGGCCGCCACCATATACCCGCTTCTCCTGGCGGTGTACAGCCTGTACGGCGAAGGCGACAAGCCGACCAAGTTCGGCAAGGGCCTGTTCATCGGCATGGCCTATGTCGCCGGCGCAGGCAGCATTATCACCCTGCTGGGCGCAGCCCGGGGGGCAGTGGCACTCGGTTTCTACAAAGATATCATCGGCAAGGATATCTCCTTTTTTGAGCTGACCTATTACATGTTCCCCATCGGCTGGATAATGACCTTTCTGCTCTGGGGATTTTTCATGATCGTCTGCAAACCGGAAAAGGCCGTCATTCCGGGACTGCGGGAAAAGGCAAAGCAACTTGCGGCAGAGCAGGGCCGCATCACCCGAAAGGAGATCGTCGCAGCGGTCATCATCTTTACCTGCATCCTGGTAATGTCTCTGCGTTCCTTTGTCCCGGCCCTTAAAGCCATCGACAAAACCGCCATTATCCTGGTTTCCACCGTTCTGTTTTTCATTGTTAACATTCTGGACATAGATGACCTGGAAGAGGTGCCGTGGAATATTATCCTGCTCTTTGCCGGGGCCATGAGCATCGGCTTTTGTCTGTGGGAGACCGGGGCCGCCAAATGGCTGGCCGTCAACTGGCTGGTTCTGTTTCAGAAAGCCAACTGGTTTGTCTTTGTCATGGGCATCTCCTTCTTCGTCATGATCATGACCAATTTCATTATGAACGTGGCGGCCATTGCCATCTCTCTGCCTGTGGCCCTGGTCATCGCCCCGTACCTCGGCGTGGCTCCGGAAGTCATTCTCTTCTCGTCGCTCGTCGTGGCCGGTATGCCCTTCCTGCTGCTGGTGGGTGCCGCCCCCAACGCCATTGCCTATGACTCCAAGCAGTTCACAACCGGCGAGTTCTTCCTGTACGGAATTCCGGCCAGCATCATGCTGATGATACTCACCGGTCTGGCCGCCGCCGTGATATGGCCGCTCATGGGGATGCCCATCACGCTTCCGACTGCCGGATAA
- a CDS encoding 3-oxoacyl-ACP synthase III, with the protein MQYSNVYIDAFGYELPPNVISSQDIEDRLEPLYKQLHIRKGQLEAITGIYERRFWDAGCKVSEGASAAGRKALDAASVSPQDIGMLIYCGVCRDNLEPATACSVAQALGLGPETQIYDVSNACLGVLNGMIQVANAIEMGQIRAGLVVSCETAREVVDVTIDRLLQTRDMGLFKDTIATLTGGAGAVGVVLTHASVADRGHRLLGGTMRNSVEHHRLCLWGPDAGRCVDGIHVMKTDSVGVLKNGVTLGVETFRAFRAEMGWPDNRPDKIICHQVGAAHQKTIMDSIGLPRDKDFTTYQFLGNIGTVSLPITAAIAEEREFFLRGDQVGFFGIGSGLNCMMLGIEW; encoded by the coding sequence ATGCAATATTCAAACGTCTATATCGACGCATTCGGCTATGAACTGCCGCCCAACGTGATTTCATCCCAGGATATTGAAGACCGCCTGGAACCGCTTTATAAACAACTCCATATCCGGAAAGGGCAACTGGAGGCCATTACCGGCATTTATGAGCGACGGTTCTGGGATGCGGGGTGCAAGGTCTCCGAGGGCGCGTCGGCTGCCGGGCGGAAAGCCCTGGATGCCGCTTCGGTGTCGCCGCAGGACATCGGAATGCTGATTTACTGCGGCGTGTGCCGGGACAACCTGGAACCGGCCACGGCCTGCTCCGTGGCCCAGGCTCTGGGGCTTGGCCCGGAAACGCAGATTTACGATGTTTCCAACGCCTGTCTGGGGGTTCTCAACGGCATGATTCAGGTGGCCAATGCCATTGAAATGGGACAGATCCGGGCGGGGCTTGTGGTCTCGTGCGAGACGGCGCGGGAAGTGGTGGATGTGACCATTGACCGGCTCCTGCAAACCCGGGACATGGGGCTGTTCAAAGATACCATTGCCACCCTCACAGGCGGCGCAGGTGCCGTCGGCGTGGTGCTGACCCACGCATCCGTTGCGGACCGGGGACACCGTCTTCTGGGCGGCACCATGCGGAATTCCGTGGAACATCACCGGCTCTGCCTCTGGGGACCGGATGCGGGCCGGTGTGTGGACGGCATCCATGTGATGAAAACCGATTCGGTCGGCGTCCTGAAAAATGGCGTGACCCTCGGGGTTGAGACCTTCCGGGCGTTCCGGGCGGAAATGGGGTGGCCGGACAACAGACCCGATAAGATCATCTGCCACCAGGTGGGGGCGGCCCACCAGAAAACCATCATGGATTCCATCGGACTTCCCAGGGACAAAGACTTCACCACCTATCAGTTTCTGGGCAACATCGGCACAGTCTCCCTGCCCATCACGGCGGCCATTGCCGAGGAACGGGAATTTTTTCTCAGGGGCGATCAGGTCGGCTTTTTCGGCATCGGCAGCGGTCTGAACTGCATGATGCTGGGCATCGAATGGTGA
- a CDS encoding lysophospholipid acyltransferase family protein — translation MKETLEHVAYRLIGFLFYMTGRIPLRQGQRIGAKMGHLIYRIDRRHRRIAEENIAHAFEEMPLAERDALILRVFENLGKIFFEMAWSLSLDEKKFFRYFRIEGADNIHNAHAEGKGVLALAAHFGNWELLTVIAAMIRHPLSVVYRPLDFKPMERFIVAYRTRFGTSLIPKKKTFRRVLRAIKQGDMVTLLMDQNVAWREGVFADFFGHPACTNKGLALLALKTKAPVVPVFLAREENGFVAKFLPPLPLIRTGDRIKDVELNTEQYNRVIESAVRQHPDQWFWVHRRWNTKPCYPWPREK, via the coding sequence ATGAAGGAAACGCTGGAACATGTGGCATACCGCCTGATTGGCTTTCTGTTTTACATGACAGGCAGGATTCCGCTTCGGCAGGGGCAGCGAATCGGGGCGAAGATGGGACACCTGATTTACAGGATTGACCGGCGGCATCGGCGGATTGCCGAAGAGAATATCGCCCACGCCTTTGAGGAAATGCCCCTGGCCGAACGCGATGCGCTTATCCTGCGGGTGTTTGAAAACCTGGGGAAAATTTTTTTCGAGATGGCCTGGTCCCTGAGTCTGGACGAGAAAAAGTTCTTCCGGTATTTCAGAATCGAGGGCGCGGACAATATTCACAACGCCCATGCCGAGGGGAAAGGCGTGCTGGCCCTGGCGGCCCATTTCGGAAACTGGGAACTGCTTACGGTCATTGCAGCCATGATCCGGCATCCCCTCAGCGTGGTCTACCGGCCCCTGGATTTCAAACCGATGGAGCGGTTTATCGTGGCGTACAGAACCCGTTTCGGAACCAGTCTGATCCCAAAAAAGAAGACCTTTCGCCGAGTGCTCCGGGCCATTAAACAGGGTGATATGGTCACGCTGCTGATGGATCAGAACGTGGCGTGGCGCGAAGGGGTCTTTGCTGATTTTTTCGGGCACCCGGCCTGCACCAACAAGGGACTGGCCCTGCTGGCTCTGAAGACGAAAGCTCCGGTGGTTCCGGTATTTCTGGCGCGTGAGGAGAACGGCTTTGTGGCAAAATTTCTGCCCCCCCTTCCCCTGATTCGGACCGGGGACAGGATTAAAGACGTGGAGCTGAACACCGAACAGTATAACCGGGTGATTGAATCCGCCGTCCGCCAGCACCCCGACCAGTGGTTCTGGGTCCACCGCCGGTGGAACACAAAGCCGTGTTATCCCTGGCCCAGGGAAAAATAA